The following coding sequences are from one Xiphophorus couchianus chromosome 7, X_couchianus-1.0, whole genome shotgun sequence window:
- the slc25a38a gene encoding mitochondrial glycine transporter A — translation MELSLAHPAVKAFVCGSFSGTCSTLLFQPLDLVKTRLQTSQSGMQPGSSRVGMTSVLLGVVRTERLLGLWKGSSPSFVRTIPGVGIYFSSYHSLKQHFFQDSRPGAAQAVMLGGGARTVAGVVMLPITVIKTRFECGRYSYVSVSGALRSVCRSEGPAALFSGLMATLLRDVPFSGIYVMFYSQTKALLPQEISLSPSAPVANFSCGVLAGVLASLVTQPADVVKTHVQVNPQLRTTKAVRHIYTAHGLQGFFRGAVPRCLRRTMMAAMAWTVYEQMMAHVGLKS, via the exons ATGGAACTGTCACTG GCTCACCCGGCCGTCAAAGCCTTCGTGTGTGGCTCCTTCAGTGGGACCTGCTCCACCCTGCTCTTCCAGCCTCTGGACCTGGTCAAGACCCGCCTGCAGACCTCGCAGAGTGGCATGCAGCCGGG gTCGAGTCGGGTCGGGATGACGTCGGTGCTCCTCGGTGTGGTACGGACGGAGCGGCTGCTGGGGCTGTGGAAGGGCTCTTCTCCG tCGTTTGTCCGGACCATCCCAGGAGTGGGAATCTACTTCAGCTCATATCACTCCCTGAAGCAGCACTTCTTCCAGGACAGCAGGCCGGGAGCGGCGCAGGCCGTGATGCTGGGAGGCGGGGCCCGGACCGTAGCGGGGGTTGTGATGCTGCCGATCACCGTCATCAAGACGCGATTCGAG TGCGGCAGGTACAGCTACGTGAGCGTGAGCGGCGCGCTGCGCAGCGTGTGTCGGAGCGAAGGCCCCGCCGCTCTGTTCTCCGGCCTCATGGCCACCCTGCTCAGGGACGTTCCTTTCTCTGGGATCTACGTCATGTTCTACAGCCAGACCAAGGCCTTGCTGCCGCAAG AGATCAGTTTGTCTCCTTCGGCTCCCGTGGCTAACTTCAGCTGTGGGGTTCTGGCCGGTGTTCTGGCCTCTCTGGTCACGCAGCCAGCCGACGTCGTAAAGACGCACGTCCAGGTGAACCCCCAGCTGAGGACGACGAAGGCCGTCAGACACATCTACACG GCTCACGGCCTCCAAGGCTTCTTCAGGGGAGCCGTTCCTCGGTGTCTGAGGAGGACCATGATGGCCGCCATGGCCTGGACTGTGTACGAGCAGATGATGGCGCACGTCGGACTCAAGTCCTGA